CAGGTTAAGATCCCGATTTCGACATCCCAGGCGTCCAGTGCCTGTTTTTTTAGCAATTCAAAATCAGATCCCGGTGGACCATTTTTCGGCTTTGTGCCTTTTCGCGCAGATGTGGGTGCTCTCGCGGGATAATCATTCGCGTTGGGTCCCACAAATGCCGATTCGTTGATGTACGCAACCCAGTGTTCTTCCAGATATGGAATCAGAGCGTCCAAACCGGGCAATTCGTTGTGAATATCACAATCGATGATGGGGTGATAAAAGGGATTGTCAGGTGTATTGCGCGGCATGGTAACTGTCCTGTTTAATATCCCGCACCGCGACAATACTGATACATTTTGGCACTGCGGGTCGCTTCATTTATCGCGTCTTCGCCCGCGTAAATCGGCGCGCCCGGACACGCTGTTACCCACCGGTCATATCCCGTGTCTTCAAGTACGTTTGCCAGGTCGGGAAAATCCAGGGCTTCGCCGACGCCTACAGAGACCCAGGCGGGCGTGAATCGTCCCTCTGCATCCCGCGTGATGTTCTCATCTGCCCAGTCTTGCAAGTGTACGTAATTGAGCTGGTGTTGAAAGTCGCGCAACGATTGCGCGGCGTCATAGTCCCAGAGTTGTGCATGCGATACATCGATACACAGTTTTGCTTTTTCGAGGTGTTGCATGTACAGCGTCCAGTCTTCTTTTGAATCTACCAGCAGATTTGTGTGGATGTGATAACTCAATTCCAAATTGTATTGCGCCGCGTAATCAGCCCAGTTGTCCGCTGCTTCAGCAGCCTGTTTAATATCGTCTTCAGTGATGTCCCGGTCTTTGGGCTTGGGACCGCTCATGTACATAAAGCAATCCACTTCCATTTCGGCGGCAAAATCGATTCGCCGTTTGTTGCGCTCCTGGTGCTCCCAATCAGATATTTCGGGCGATCCCTGCGCTGTGTACACGGCCATGGG
This is a stretch of genomic DNA from Gemmatimonadota bacterium. It encodes these proteins:
- a CDS encoding sugar phosphate isomerase/epimerase; its protein translation is MAFKLGYCALRWRNPDLEPALEALKKSGWDGWECRLPLDWLGPASRIRKICDNVELPMAVYTAQGSPEISDWEHQERNKRRIDFAAEMEVDCFMYMSGPKPKDRDITEDDIKQAAEAADNWADYAAQYNLELSYHIHTNLLVDSKEDWTLYMQHLEKAKLCIDVSHAQLWDYDAAQSLRDFQHQLNYVHLQDWADENITRDAEGRFTPAWVSVGVGEALDFPDLANVLEDTGYDRWVTACPGAPIYAGEDAINEATRSAKMYQYCRGAGY